From a single Stomoxys calcitrans chromosome 4, idStoCalc2.1, whole genome shotgun sequence genomic region:
- the LOC106081970 gene encoding basic-leucine zipper transcription factor A codes for MKEPSHCLYTRPQGLPAYGSRENFPKKLFVVVLFIYCAILTTNLPQTQASPVRRTTASGQRLILHSNVYRERYHQNLLQNHRHRQQQLYQQQRQVLQNFHQYQQQQRDQLSQRPSTSYIAPILRKLHRHQQLHHHHHLHQRAAPTRDNLKHRNMCAQNSIFQPLYDQTQRSLSTIKNMSEKYIKGKKDENGEKSGKESFEEMLVKWSLHRLSIDKPQEEQYDKEFLQIVHYIYLRMHQFKQMANIVLEEVQTKSSQQSINDQDDLKNIKQFFEEFQQQISFIMNETNLIFASESVSSPSLEERTPNYRLSGDLTGRVRDFLIIRQFINETEELLEKMDGMCKTSEQNGN; via the exons AGTTATTTGTTGtcgtattatttatttattgtgcCATATTAACCACAAACCTTCCACAAACTCAAGCCAGTCCAGTACGTCGCACAACAGCGTCCGGCCAGCGATTAATACTACATTCGAACGTCTATCGCGAACGTTACCATCAAAATCTGCTACAAAATCACCGACATCGCCAGCAACAATTGTATCAGCAACAACGGCAAGTTTTGCAAAACTTTCATCAATATCAACAGCAACAACGTGATCAACtatcccaaagaccttccacatcctatatagctcccatattgagaAAACTACATCGTCACCAGCAGctgcatcaccatcatcatctgcATCAGCGTGCTGCTCCCACCAGAGATAACCTAAAACATCGAAACATGTGCGCACAAAATAGCATATTTCAGCCTCTGTACGATCAGACACAAAGATCGTTGAGTACCATTAAGAATATGAGTGAGAAATAT ATAAAGGGAAAAAAGGACGAAAACGGTGAAAAGAGCGGAAAGGAAAGTTTCGAAGAAATGCTGGTAAAATGGAGTTTACACAGATTGTCTATTGATAAACCTCAAGAAGAGCAATATGACAAAGAA TTTCTTCAAATCGTACACTATATATACTTGAGGATGCATCAATTTAAGCAAATGGCCAATATAGTGCTAGAAGAGGTTCAAACCAAGAGCTCTCAACAGAGCATTAATGATCAGGACGAtctgaaaaatataaaacaattctTTGAGGAATTTCAGCAGCAGATCAGTTTCATTATGAACGAAACGAATCTGATTTTTGCAAGCGAGTCCGTGAGCTCACCAAGTTTGGAGGAGAGGACCCCGAATTATCGCTTGTCGGGTGACCTTACGGGTAGAGTGCGAGATTTTCTGATAATTCGACAATTCATCAATGAAACGGAAGAACTACTCGAAAAAATGGATGGCATGTGCAAAACCAgtgaacaaaatggcaattag